The region CTCTTTTATCATTTGCTGTCAGAAAAATTGAAGCTGGTGCAGGTATTGTCATCACAGCAAGTCATAATCCTCCAGATTACAACGGTTTCAAAGTGTACACAAAAGATGGTGTGCAGGCGATTCCAGAGTATACAGAAAAGATAGCGAAATATATGGATAACCCTGTAAATCTCTCAAGACCAGTTAAAGTGCGCACAGTGCCACCACAAATAGTGAAAGAATATATCGAAATGGTTGTAAAAGTTGTTGAACCTTTGGTAGAGAATGATACAACAATTGTTTATTCTCCGCTTCATGGTACAGGTGCCAGATTTGTGCCGAAAGTTCTTGAGATGCTTGGGTTCAAAGTGGTTTGTGTTGAAGAACAAATGAATCCAGATCCTCATTTTTCAACTGTTACCACACCAAACCCCGAAGAAGAGAGTGCTTTTGCACAGTCAGACAAATATCAGAGTGATTCTACTTTCGCTATAGCAACAGATCCAGATTGTGACCGTGTTGGGCTTAAGGTTGGTTCTGTTAAACTTTCTGGCAATCAAATCGGAGTGCTTTTAACAGATATGCTTCAACAAGATCAACCTTCTGGGAGCCATCTTATAAAAACCATAGTGACAACCGATATGGTTTATCCTATGTGTGAAAAAAAGGGGCAGGTTGTTCTGGAAACCCCTACAGGCTTTAAATTCATAGGCAGTGAAATAGAAAAGAGGTCTTCAAGGGAAAATTTCAAATATTTTCTGGCTTTTGAGGAAAGCTGCGGATATCTTACCGGTGATTTTGTGCGCGATAAAGACGGTGTTCTTGGTTCTGCTTTGATAGCGGCTATGTGCAGCAAAGTTGACCCTTTGGAAAGACTGAAGTATTTATATGACAAATACGGTTATTATATCGAAAAATTGATTTCAATAAACCTGACAACCCCTGATCAAGCAAGAAAGATCTACGAAAAAATACGGGATTTTCCACCAAATAAAATTGGTTCAACAAGGGTTTCGAAGGTTTATGATTATTCGCAAGATACTCAAATACCAAACGAGACTCTCCTGCTGGAAGCCAATGGAGCAAAAATTTATATAAGGCCCTCTGGAACGGAACCAAAGTTGAAAATTTATTTTAAAGTGGTCGATGAGAATGAGAGACAGGCTCTAAGAAAAATCGAAGAGTTGCAGAAAGGAATGACCAGAATTGAAGATTTTACTTAAAAATGCGTTGATTCTGAAAAACGCATTTTCCGATTTTGTGAAAGAGAATATATTCATAGAAAACGGGAAAATAGTTGAGATTGGAAAATTTCAGCGGCAAGCCGATAAGGTTTACGATCTTTCTGGAAAATTGATTATGCCTGGCTTTGTAAATGCACATACACATGCAGCAATGACATTGATGCGTGGTGTGGCAGAAGATGTTTCACTTGAGGAATGGTTATTTAAGAAAATTTTCCCAATAGAAGATAAATTGACTCCTGAAGATGTCTATATTGGAACAATGATCGCACAGATGGAGATGGCAAGAAAAGGTGTTGTGGCATATGTGGATATGTATTTTCACTGTGAGGCAGTAGTCCAGGCAGCGATTGATTTTGGGATGAAGGCTTTAATTACACGTGGATTAACAAATCAGTCGGGGTCTGATAATGGTAGATTAAGGCAAAATATAGAGTATTTTGAAAAATTCAATGGAAAAGATGGGTTGGTGTTTATAGGTTTTGGTCCTCATGCCCCCTACAGTTGCTCACTGGATTATTTAGACCGTGTAGCAACAGTTGCAAATGAACTTGGAGCACCTGTAACAATTCATCTTTATGAATCTGAGAAAGAGACTTATTCTTTGAAAGAGATTTTAAAGACAAAACTATCCGAATGCAGGGTAATTTTTGCGCACTGTGTTCATTTGAAAGAAAGCGATATTGAACTGTTGGCGAAAGAGAGTTTTTTTGTGGCACACAGTCCCACGAGTAATTTGAAGCTGGCAAATGGAATAGCTCCGGTTTCAAAAATGCTTGAAAAGAATATTCAGGTCTGCCTTGGAACTGACGGGGCTGCGAGCAACAATACGCTTGACATATGGCATGAAATGCGTTTGGCATCGCTTTTACAGAAAGCACGTGATCCTGTTAAAATCTGCACAACAGAAGCCTTGTCGATGGCAACATTAACAGGAGCGAAAGCAAGTGGTTTAACATCTGGTTCACTGGATACCGGATATGATGCGGATTTAATAGTTTTAGATATCGAGAAACCATGGTACCTTCCACTGGAGCAGTTGAAATCTCACTTAATACATTCGGCTAATTCACTTGACGTTTATGCAACCATGGTTAAGGGTAGATGGGTTTATTTCAACGGAGTTTTTCCAACCGTGGACGAATCTGAGATAAAAAACAGGTTTGAAGGGGTGGTTCAAAGATTGATAGATATCGGAAATTAAGTGTTTATCTTAAAGAAAGGTATGGAACACGTGTACACAGACTCGTTATAGATGGAGGTTTCAGTTGCCCTAATCGAGAAAAGGGGAAACCATGCATATTTTGCGACCCTGCAGGTAGTGGTTTTAATGCTTATCATGGTTTGTCAATAAGAGATCAGGTTCTAAAACAAAAGGAAAGAGCCGCTCAGAAGTATAAAGCAAAAAAATTTATAGCCTATTTCCAGGCTTTCACAAATACCTATGCTCCTCTGCATGTTTTGAGAGAGAAATACGAACAGGCGATAGTAGATGAAAGCATCGTTCAGCTTTCGATTTCTACAAGACCTGATTGTATCCCCAACGAGGTTCTTGGATTGCTGGAAAATTTCAAAAAGAAAGTTGATGTTTCCATCGAACTTGGGCTTCAAACTATAAACAGCAAAACCCTGCGCATAATTCAAAGGGGACATGGCATAGCCGAATTTATTGACGCCGTTTTAAGAGCAAAGATGCACAGCATAGAGATTGTAGTGCATGTGATTGTCGATTTACCTTGGGACGATCTGGAAGATGTAATCGACACAGCCAGAACACTGTCTTATCTTGGTGTGAATGGAGTTAAATTGCATTCACTCTATGTGGTTAGAAATACCCCCTTAGAAAATATTTTTATCAATAGAGAGGTAGATTTTATAGATTTCAAAGAATATAAAGATAGGGTCGTGGCGTTCCTTGAGAATTTATCACCTCATGTGGTAATACACAGGCTTGCCTCTGATCCTCCGAGGAATATGGTTGTTTACGGGAACTGGGGAATGTCTAAAATTCAGATAGTAAACGAGATAGAAAAGGAGCTTGAAATGCGAGATACATTTCAAGGAAAAAGATGGGCAAAATAAATCATTTGTGAATTTGTTGTGCTATAATTTTTCTACAAATATGGAGGTAAAGTATGAATCTCGCGATAACTGTACCATTGAATACATTTGTAAAATTGATGCATGAACTTGGCATACTGGAATATAAGAATTTCATTAAACATTCGTTTCAGGTAGCCAAACTCTCAAAACAGATAGCTCAGAATATAAATCTCGACTACGAACCAGAGCAAATTTATTTAGCTGGTCTTCTGCATGACGTTGGCTTGGTTTTGAAAGCATCAGTTGAAAATTATGAACTGTTCAAAGATATTTTTCGCAATACGCCGGATATTGAAAAAGTTGTTCTGGCTCTTGATAAAAAAGATCAACACTCACTTTTATCCAACCTTGTTACATCTAAAATACAATTTGTGGATCCTGATTGCTCGAAAGCGTTGCTGTATCATCATATGTCAGGCAATGAGATTGGAGAATCGAAAAAAATTGCTCTTCTCGCCAATTGTATAAAAGCAGCCGATACAATTTCTTTGGCAAACATGAGAAAGAAAAGGGATGAACTTTCCGCAGAATCTATGGAAGAAATGGTTAACGCTATCGAAAAAGACAGAGGATTATTTGAAGAAGTGAAAAAAGCTTCTCTGGAAATAATTCATGATTATACGAAAATCTTTGATCTTCTGGATGAACGAGATGATTTTTCTTCAAGCAAACAACTTTCACTGAAAGATTTCGAAACTGGTGCTAAATTAATTGCGACTTTGATGGATTTAAGAAGTCCTTACACAAGGAGCCATACATTTCTTGTAACGCGTGTAGCAAAGCAACTCATGGCTGAATTGATGTCTGAAGAAGATTCCAGGTTTATGACTGTAGCAGCGCTTCTACATGATATTGGCAAGATATCAACACCTCTTGAAATTCTCCATAAGAAAAGCTCTTTGAACGATAAAGAATTGCTGATTATGAGAAGACATGTCGTTGAGACGCGCAGAATGTTATCAAGAGCAGGAATAAAAGCGGTTGCAGATGTTTCAGCTTCGCACCATGAAAGATTGGATGGAAGTGGTTACCCGGTTGGTTTGAAATCGAATGAAACAACGATCTATATGAGAATTCTTCAAGTTAGTGATGTGTTTTCTGCTCTTGTTGAAAAAAGACCTTACAGAGATGCGGTGAGTTTAAATGAAGCAATTGAAATTCTGGAGAAGGAAGCATCTTTCAAAAAATTGGATTCGCAGGTCTGCAAAAAATTAAAAGAGCTCATCAATAATGGATATTTGGACGATTTTTTTACAGACAGGTTTACCCACGTACTGGAAGATTTGCTCGAATTGAAATTTAATGAAATTGATACGATCTTTGAAAGAGATTTTGATGGCTGGGAGGGATTGTTTTGAAAGGCTTTGTCGTGAATATGTGGTTTGAAACGTGGGGTAAGCTTTACGGTAAAGAAGTCGTAGAAAAGCTGAAAACTCAGTTTGGATTAAAGCCGGATCATACTTACAGCCCTCTCGATGATGTTCCTGACGAGTTACCAATTGATGTCTCAAGGAAGCTTGCAACTTTGAAAAATCTGAGTTTTGATGAAATCTGGTACAGAACAGGTAGAGAGAACCTTTACACGTTCTTCGAGCATTATCCAGAATTTTTTAAAAAGCCGAGCTTTCTATCTTTCATGGCTGCTATGGATGCTGTTCACCGGGTTTTGACTAAGAGAATAAAAGGAGCGACACCTCCAAGAATTTTTTTCAGATTGATCAACGGCAATAGAGCAATAATAAAATATGAATCTAAGAGAGACTTTAGAAAATATTTTCTTGGTTTGATGGAGAGTGCTTCAGAATTTTTTAAAGATCCCATAAAATACAGCGTTGTTTCCGAATTGAGAGATAAAGTAACTCATATTGAAGTGGACGTCACAGCAACAAGATCCTATGGCAGATTTGAAAAATTGGCAGTTGTACCAGTTTTAGGATTAGGGCTATTCAAATCCATTTTTCCAACTTATGCCTTTATGATACCTTTGTATGCATTTGTTTTATCATATCTGTCTTACACATTTCTTCCAGCCAACGCGTTAATCAAATCGATGGCGGTCGGCCTTGGAACGTTTGTGCTATCTATCATAGGTATGATTGATTTCAAAAAAGGCCATCAATCGCTTGAACAGACTATTGAGTCTGTGTCAGAGAAAAATCTGGATAACCCGCTTTCTGTGGATGGCGTTAAAGAATTTTCAAGGCTCTCACAATCTCTCATGAATGCTTCTGACAGTCTGAAAGAGGTTTTTTTAAGCATTTCGGGTGATGTTCAGGAAATGAGTTCGTATTCGCAAAAAGTTGTTGATGCAGTGAATTCTATGAAAGAACAACTTGATACAATGGGATCTCTTTCTAATGAAATAGCAAATACAGCTGTGCAGATCAGCAACGACACAGAAAAGATATCAAGTGCTGTCAATTCAAATGTAGATACGATAACATCTATAATCGATGAACAAACTAAGATAGTTCAATCTCTCAACGATGCTGTTTCACTCATAGCGAATTCTGCGAGAAATGTTGAAGGCTCTGCTGAAGGTATAGTTAGAATGAGTGAGAGATTTTCAAAGTTGGTTGATGAGGGGAAAAAACTCCAAGATCAAGCGAGCCTTATCATGGAAGTTGCCGAGACTGTTTCAACCATTGCCG is a window of Pseudothermotoga elfii DSM 9442 = NBRC 107921 DNA encoding:
- a CDS encoding amidohydrolase; this translates as MKILLKNALILKNAFSDFVKENIFIENGKIVEIGKFQRQADKVYDLSGKLIMPGFVNAHTHAAMTLMRGVAEDVSLEEWLFKKIFPIEDKLTPEDVYIGTMIAQMEMARKGVVAYVDMYFHCEAVVQAAIDFGMKALITRGLTNQSGSDNGRLRQNIEYFEKFNGKDGLVFIGFGPHAPYSCSLDYLDRVATVANELGAPVTIHLYESEKETYSLKEILKTKLSECRVIFAHCVHLKESDIELLAKESFFVAHSPTSNLKLANGIAPVSKMLEKNIQVCLGTDGAASNNTLDIWHEMRLASLLQKARDPVKICTTEALSMATLTGAKASGLTSGSLDTGYDADLIVLDIEKPWYLPLEQLKSHLIHSANSLDVYATMVKGRWVYFNGVFPTVDESEIKNRFEGVVQRLIDIGN
- a CDS encoding TIGR01212 family radical SAM protein (This family includes YhcC from E. coli K-12, an uncharacterized radical SAM protein.) gives rise to the protein MDRYRKLSVYLKERYGTRVHRLVIDGGFSCPNREKGKPCIFCDPAGSGFNAYHGLSIRDQVLKQKERAAQKYKAKKFIAYFQAFTNTYAPLHVLREKYEQAIVDESIVQLSISTRPDCIPNEVLGLLENFKKKVDVSIELGLQTINSKTLRIIQRGHGIAEFIDAVLRAKMHSIEIVVHVIVDLPWDDLEDVIDTARTLSYLGVNGVKLHSLYVVRNTPLENIFINREVDFIDFKEYKDRVVAFLENLSPHVVIHRLASDPPRNMVVYGNWGMSKIQIVNEIEKELEMRDTFQGKRWAK
- a CDS encoding heme NO-binding domain-containing protein, translated to MKGFVVNMWFETWGKLYGKEVVEKLKTQFGLKPDHTYSPLDDVPDELPIDVSRKLATLKNLSFDEIWYRTGRENLYTFFEHYPEFFKKPSFLSFMAAMDAVHRVLTKRIKGATPPRIFFRLINGNRAIIKYESKRDFRKYFLGLMESASEFFKDPIKYSVVSELRDKVTHIEVDVTATRSYGRFEKLAVVPVLGLGLFKSIFPTYAFMIPLYAFVLSYLSYTFLPANALIKSMAVGLGTFVLSIIGMIDFKKGHQSLEQTIESVSEKNLDNPLSVDGVKEFSRLSQSLMNASDSLKEVFLSISGDVQEMSSYSQKVVDAVNSMKEQLDTMGSLSNEIANTAVQISNDTEKISSAVNSNVDTITSIIDEQTKIVQSLNDAVSLIANSARNVEGSAEGIVRMSERFSKLVDEGKKLQDQASLIMEVAETVSTIAEQTNLLALNAAIEAARSGEAGRGFAVVADEIRKLAEESRSSAAKISEFLSSITAGIEQLGRIIQSEFNEMKQQSQKLIESSEHNKQSSDVISNISSKLNNLIETLHAEAKNLQSMTGNIQSLLAISEESSATAEEISSSIQNFFMQLKVVLDSVNETMKLLKVVEENFKDIKF
- a CDS encoding phospho-sugar mutase, whose translation is MIKFGTGGIRGLMKEGEFDEKLVEQASRAVASWMVEEGLKTIVIAYDTRMNSDLFAKISASVISSFGIEVYLFPEPVPTPLLSFAVRKIEAGAGIVITASHNPPDYNGFKVYTKDGVQAIPEYTEKIAKYMDNPVNLSRPVKVRTVPPQIVKEYIEMVVKVVEPLVENDTTIVYSPLHGTGARFVPKVLEMLGFKVVCVEEQMNPDPHFSTVTTPNPEEESAFAQSDKYQSDSTFAIATDPDCDRVGLKVGSVKLSGNQIGVLLTDMLQQDQPSGSHLIKTIVTTDMVYPMCEKKGQVVLETPTGFKFIGSEIEKRSSRENFKYFLAFEESCGYLTGDFVRDKDGVLGSALIAAMCSKVDPLERLKYLYDKYGYYIEKLISINLTTPDQARKIYEKIRDFPPNKIGSTRVSKVYDYSQDTQIPNETLLLEANGAKIYIRPSGTEPKLKIYFKVVDENERQALRKIEELQKGMTRIEDFT
- a CDS encoding HD domain-containing phosphohydrolase codes for the protein MNLAITVPLNTFVKLMHELGILEYKNFIKHSFQVAKLSKQIAQNINLDYEPEQIYLAGLLHDVGLVLKASVENYELFKDIFRNTPDIEKVVLALDKKDQHSLLSNLVTSKIQFVDPDCSKALLYHHMSGNEIGESKKIALLANCIKAADTISLANMRKKRDELSAESMEEMVNAIEKDRGLFEEVKKASLEIIHDYTKIFDLLDERDDFSSSKQLSLKDFETGAKLIATLMDLRSPYTRSHTFLVTRVAKQLMAELMSEEDSRFMTVAALLHDIGKISTPLEILHKKSSLNDKELLIMRRHVVETRRMLSRAGIKAVADVSASHHERLDGSGYPVGLKSNETTIYMRILQVSDVFSALVEKRPYRDAVSLNEAIEILEKEASFKKLDSQVCKKLKELINNGYLDDFFTDRFTHVLEDLLELKFNEIDTIFERDFDGWEGLF